In the Candidatus Tisiphia endosymbiont of Melanophora roralis genome, CCTTGGTAGTTTAACTTTTAGCGGTATAGATATTATCGATGTTGATGTGCAAGTACAGATATCACCAGGGATACCTAATTTTACTATAGTAGGACTTGCTGATAAAACTATTGGCGAGTCTAAAGAACGAGTTAGAGCAGCACTTTCTTCAATAGGTCTTGCCTTGCCTGCTCAAAAAATACTGATAAATTTAGCTCCAGCTGATTTGGTTAAAGAAGGTAGTCATTTTGACCTTGCTATTGCTTGTGCTATACTTAGCAGCATGAAAATTTTACCAGCTGAGGAAATACAAGAATATCTAGTAATAGGAGAATTATCTCTAGATGGTTCTATTCTGCCTGTCAGCGGGGCTTTACCTGCTGCTATTGGAGCTTCGGCTAGAAATAAAGGGCTAATTTGTTCAAAATCTAATGGTCAGGAAGCTGCATGGTCTGGCAATAATAATATTTTGGTAGCAGGAAATTTAATAGAGTTAGTTAACCATTTTAAAGGCTCACAAATATTATCATCACCTGAATTAGAAATTGACACTACTATAATAAATTACCCTGATTTTAAAGATATCAAAGGACAAAAAGCCGCTAAGCGAGCTTTAGAAATAGCAGCTTCTGGTGGTCACAATCTATTAATGCTTGGTCCACCTGGTACTGGCAAATCTATGTTGGCACAATGTATACCTGGTATATTACCCAAAATGCAACCTGAAGAAATATTGGAGTGCAGTACTATAGCAAGCGTTGCAGGCAAGCTAGCAAACGGGAAACTATCAAGAGCTAGACCTTTTCGTACCCCCCACCACTCATGCTCGATAGCAGCGATGGTCGGCGGTGGGGTTGGTAAAAGAGTAAAACCTGGAGAGATCTCGTTAGCACATAATGGAGTGTTGTTTTTAGACGAATTACCAGAATTTCCACCTAACGTTATCGAATCTTTAAGGCAGCCAATTGAAACCGGAGAAATACTAATTGCTAGAGCAAATTCGCATATAAAATATCCGGCTAACTTTCAGTTAATAGCAGCAATGAATCCTTGTAAATGTGGTTATTTAAGCGATCCTCACAAAGCATGTTCTAAAGCCCCAAAATGTGGGAGCGATTATCAGATGCGAATTTCCGGTCCTATCATGGATCGATTTGATCTACATATAGAGGTAGGATCTATCGACTCATATAACTATAATTTAATAGAAGATGATACAGAAGAAGAGTCGGGGCAGATAGCAAATAGGGTAGAAATGGCTCGTAATATTCAACAAACTAGATATGAAGGATATAATATCAAAACAAATAACCGTTTGGACGGACAATTGCTTATCGAACATGCATTGCCAGTAGATGACGGTAAGGATTTACTTAATGAAGCCGCGACAAAATTTCGTATATCCATGCGTGCTTATAACCGTATCTTACGGGTTGCAAGAACTATAGCGGATCTAGATGCTTCTTCCAACGTCTACAGGATACACATTGCTGAAGCACTAAACTATAGAAGAATAGGGGGGAGCTTTTGAATTAACCATTAGACTTCCTGCATAATTCTACTTTTGCTGGTAATTTGTGCGTGATACCGGTACTCTGCTCCTCACGTACATTTGAGTACGCTGCGGGTCGAGATTCCGTGTCTCCTACAAATTCCTCAACAAAAGCGAATTCTGCAGGAAGTCTATTATTCGCACTTCTGTATACTGCTATGATTTCAAACTATGTGAGAGAGGCACAACTGTTGAAAGTTAAAAAATTGTCATCGCGATGAGCTTTGTAAGCCCTAAACCGTCTATTAGCGAGGAGTCGCTGTAAGCGACGACGTGGCAATCTTGTGAAGAAGAGCTTACTTCATGAGATCGCCACGGCGTCTATCGACGCCTCGCGATGACGGTTTTTTAACTTTCAACAGTTGTGGTGGCAATCCATGACTAGTCGCTCGCCTATTATCTACAGGCTTCGCTCCATCGTTCCTGCTATCCAATTCTCCTGAATTTATCTTAAGCTTTGTTTTTTATGTTGTCACAAGCCTTAGTCATCTCTCCTGTCATACTATTTATGGCATCAAACATTTTCATTGAAGTATCAGATGCCATACTGACAAACTCTTTAATGTTATTGATTGAAGTTTCGCAAGTCGACTTAAGGTATTTTTGCTGACATTCGACTATTTGGTTAAAATCTCCAAAAGCTATTGCGTCTTTTGTAGAATTCAACATATTCATAGCATT is a window encoding:
- a CDS encoding YifB family Mg chelatase-like AAA ATPase, encoding MIVHLGSLTFSGIDIIDVDVQVQISPGIPNFTIVGLADKTIGESKERVRAALSSIGLALPAQKILINLAPADLVKEGSHFDLAIACAILSSMKILPAEEIQEYLVIGELSLDGSILPVSGALPAAIGASARNKGLICSKSNGQEAAWSGNNNILVAGNLIELVNHFKGSQILSSPELEIDTTIINYPDFKDIKGQKAAKRALEIAASGGHNLLMLGPPGTGKSMLAQCIPGILPKMQPEEILECSTIASVAGKLANGKLSRARPFRTPHHSCSIAAMVGGGVGKRVKPGEISLAHNGVLFLDELPEFPPNVIESLRQPIETGEILIARANSHIKYPANFQLIAAMNPCKCGYLSDPHKACSKAPKCGSDYQMRISGPIMDRFDLHIEVGSIDSYNYNLIEDDTEEESGQIANRVEMARNIQQTRYEGYNIKTNNRLDGQLLIEHALPVDDGKDLLNEAATKFRISMRAYNRILRVARTIADLDASSNVYRIHIAEALNYRRIGGSF
- a CDS encoding phasin family protein; the encoded protein is MTNSTAQFVDFMKSFMNPEVYINSVKNLPVMDFSAMSDTIKKSTKIFTTTNQIVTESLQSMIQKNSEDFQNNAMNMLNSTKDAIAFGDFNQIVECQQKYLKSTCETSINNIKEFVSMASDTSMKMFDAINSMTGEMTKACDNIKNKA